The following are from one region of the Mustela lutreola isolate mMusLut2 chromosome 9, mMusLut2.pri, whole genome shotgun sequence genome:
- the TMEM127 gene encoding transmembrane protein 127 isoform X2, whose protein sequence is MNPQTVLLLRVIAAFCFLGILCSLSAFLLDVFGPKHPALKITRRYAFAHILTVLQCATVIGFSYWASELILAQQQQHKKYHGSQVYVTFAVSFYLVAGAGGASILATAANLLRHYPTEEEEQALELLSEMEENEPYPAEYEVINQFQPPPAYTP, encoded by the exons ATGAATCCCCAGACGGTACTGCTCCTGCGGGTCATTGCCGCCTTCTGTTTCCTGGGCATCCTGTGTAGTCTCTCCGCATTCCTCCTCGATGTCTTTGGGCCCAAGCATCCAGCCCTGAAGATCACCCGTCGCTATGCCTTCGCCCACATCCTCACAG tCCTGCAGTGTGCCACCGTCATCGGCTTTTCCTACTGGGCTTCCGAACTCATCCTGGCCCAGCAGCAGCAACATAAGAAGTACCATGGGTCCCAGGTCTATGTCACCTTTGCTGTTAGTTTCTACCTGGTAGCAGGAGCTGGTGGGGCCTCAATCCTGGCCACGGCAGCCAACCTCCTGCGCCACTACCCCactgaggaggaggagcaggcctTGGAGCTGCTGTCCGAGATGGAGGAGAACGAGCCCTATCCAGCAGAGTATGAGGTCATCAACCAATTCCAGCCACCCCCGGCCTACACACCCTAA